CAACTCGGTCAGCAGCCCGCATTTCTCGATGGTGCGCTTGAAGCGGCGCAGGGCCACTTCGAAAGGTTCGTTTTCCTTGACTCGTATCGTCGGCATCCGGGTTCTCGCTAGGCGGGCGTGGCGCCCGTTGGAAAGCCTGGGATTCTAGCGGGTTTTCGGAATGTTTGCCAAGCGCTTGCCGGTACACTCCGCGCCGGGAATTTTCCTCGCAACCTGCCACGCGGAAACCGTCGGCGTGCATATCCTCGGCATCGAATCCTCCTGCGACGAAACCGGCGTCGCGCTCTATGACAGCGACACCGGCGTGGTCGTCCACGCCCTGCACTCCCAGGTGGCGCTGCACCGGGAATACGGCGGCGTGGTCCCCGAACTCGCCTCGCGCGACCACGTACGATACCTGCTGCCGCTGGTGGACGACGTCGTGGCGCGGGCCGGGATCGGTCGCGCCCGGATCGACGCGATTGCCGTCACCGCAGGCCCCGGCTTGGCGGGCGCGCTGCTGGTCGGGTGCGGGGTTGCCGCGGGAATCGGCCATGCGCTGCGAAAACCGGTGATACCCGTCCACCATCTGGAAGGCCACCTGCTCTCCCCCCTCCTCGCCCGGCCGTCGCCGCAATTCCCATTCCTTTCCCTGCTGGTATCGGGCGGGCACACCATGCTGCTGCACGTGCACGGCCCCGGCCGCTATGCGCTCCTGGGCGAGACCTTGGACGATGCGGCGGGAGAGGCCTTCGACAAGACCGCGCAATTGCTGGGACTGGGATATCCCGGGGGGCCGGAAGTCTCTCGTCTGGCGGAGTTCGGCACGCCGGGCGCCGTCCGCCTGCCACGCCCGATGCTCGATCAACCCAACCTCGACTTCAGCTTCAGCGGCCTGAAGACCGCCGTCTTGACCCAGGTGCGCAACCTCGGCGCCGGCGGCAGCTGCGATCAAGCCCGCGCCGACATCGCGCGCGGGTTCGTCGACGCGGTCGTCGACGTGCTCGTCGGCAAGGCGCTGCGCGCCCTCGGCCGGACGGGCCTCACGCAACTGGTCGTGGCGGGTGGTGTCGGCGCCAACACACAACTGCGCACGGCGCTCACGGAAACCCTGGAGCCGCGTGGCGCGCGGGTGTTCTATCCGCCAACCGATCTCTGCACCGACAACGGCGCGATGATCGCCTACGCCGGATGGGTGCGGTTTTCACTCGCCGGCCCCGGCGGCACCGAACCGCTGCGCGTCCACCCTCGGTGGGACCTCTGTAACCAATAGGACGCTTATCGCGCCTTTTTCCCGATCCGGCTTTCCGTTCCCGCGCGCAGCTTCGCGATATTGCCGCGATGGCGCCAAACGAGGCAAGCGGACATGAATACGACCGCGAGCGACACCGGATCCGGACCGCGCAGCGCCAGAAGTGCGACCGCGGCTGCGACCGCGCTCGACATCGAGGCCAGCGAGGAATACCGGAACAGCGCGGCCATCACGAGCCAGACGCCGCAGGCGCCCAGTCCGGCCGGGAAATCGATCGCCAGCAGCACCCCGAGGAACGTCGCCACGCCCTTCCCGCCCTGAAATCCCAGGAACACCGGGTAGAGGTGGCCGAGAAACGCCGCGGCGCCGCACCAGGGCATGACGGAATCCAGTGCCGCCCCCACCGGCAGATCCATGCTGCCGGCCTCCCTGGCCGCCAGCCAGACCAGGCCGACGGCCAGTGCTCCCTTGCCGGAATCGCCCAACAAGGTGAGCAAGGCCGCGATCCTGCCGCCGCCGCGCAACACATTGGTCGCGCCGGGGTTGCGCGATCCATAACTTCGCGGATCGGCCAGGCCCATCGCCCGGCTGACGACGACCGCAAACGGCACCGACCCCAAGAGGTATGAAACGACGATCGCCAATCCGGCGGCGCCGGATGCCGCGACGCTCATGCGCCGCTCACCAGCGCGCCCCCTCCCGCCGACACCGCGCCGCCCAACCCCTTGGGCAAGGGAAACACCATGTTTTCCACCACCCCGGCAACGGCGTGGACGGCTCCCGCACCAAGATCGCGCAGGCGCTCCGTCACCTGCTGCACCAGCACTTCGGGAGCGGAGGCGCCGGCGGTGATCCCGACCCGCGCCACGCCCTCCAGCCACGCCGGGTCGATGTCCGCCGCACTGTCCACCAGATAGGCGCGAATACCCATGCGCTCGGCAACCTCGCGCAAGCGATTGGAATTCGAACTGGTACGGCTGCCGACGACGATCATCATGTCCACCCGCGGCGCCAGCACCTTGACGGCATCCTGCCGGTTCTGGGTTGCGTAACAAATGTCGCCGCGCTTGGGTTCCACGATGTCGGGAAAACGCTGTTTGAGCGCGGTGACGATCCGCGCCGCATCGTCGATCGACAGGGTGGTCTGGGTCACATACGCCAGCGCGCGGGGATCGGCGACCTGGAGGCACGCGACGTCCTCCTCGGTCTCGACGAGATAGATTCCGCCATCGGTCTGCCCCATGGTCCCGTCGACCTCGGGGTGTCCGCGGTGCCCGATCATCACGACCTCGCGGCCTTGGGCACGCATGCGCGCCACCTCGGTATGCACCTTGGTCACCAGCGGACAGGTCGCATCGAAAACCCGCAGGCCACGTTCGAGGGCGCGCGCATACACCGCGCGCGATACGCCGTGGGCGGAAAACACCACGGTCGCCCCCTCTGGAATGTCTTCGATTTCCTCGACGAACACGGCCCCCTGGGCACGGAGGTCGTCCACCACGTACGTGTTGTGGACGATTTCATGCCGGACGTAGATCGGTGCACCGTACAACTGCAGTGCCCGGCGCACGATCTCAATGGCACGATCGACCCCGGCACAGAACCCACGGGGCTGGGCGAGCAAGACTTCCATTTGTTGGCCTTTCCGCAAAGCGTGACACCACCGTTCCGAAACCAAGGGCGCTTGCGACGCAAACCCGGGGGATCCGCCTCCGGGACGGTCTGCGACCCTTCCCGAACGCCCCCCGGGGCCAAGGCAAGCACCCCTTCGGCAAACAACGCGCCGCCCGAACTCCCATTCCCGTGGGTGTCAAACCCGCGCAATCGTCGTTCAATCCGTCGATTTCGTCGAAGACCCCCATTCTAATTTGAAGGAGCCCCCCGTTGGCGATCAAGGACTGGCCGGCATCGGAACGCCCCCGCGAACGCCTGCTCGCGCACGGTCCTGCGGCATTGACCGACGCGGAACTGCTCGCCCTGCTGCTGGGCAGCGGCAGCGCAGCCGGCTCCGTGCTCGACCGCGCCCGCGACGCCCTGCAGCATTTCGGCGGTCTCGGCACCCTGCTGACGGCGCCGCTCGATGCCGTGCAGGGCGTCCCCGGCTGGGGCCTGGCAAGCTACGCCCGCCTGCAAGCGGTGACCGAACTCGCCAAGCGCATGCTGCGGGAAGAGGCGGCGCGCCCGGACCCCCTCGACTCGCCGCAGAAGGTGCGGGAATACCTTTGTCTGTCCCTCGCCAACAAGGGCCACGAACTGTTCGTCGTCCTGTTTCTCGATGCCCAGCATCGCCTGATCGCGGGCGAAGAAATGTTCCGGGGCACGCTCACCCAGACCAGCGTCTACCCGCGGGAAATCGTCAAGCACGCCCTGCACCACAACTGCGCAGCGGTGATCCTGGCCCACAACCATCCATCGGGTGTCGCCGAGCCCAGCCGCGCCGACGAATCGTTGACGCGGGCGCTGCAAAATGCACTGGCGCTGATCGACGTCCGCGTGCTCGACCACATCGTCGTGGCGGGTACACGCAGCGTTTCGTTCGCAGAGCGCGGAATGCTCTGATACGACTCGCGCGATGAAGCGGGAATGCCGTCCCCATCGTTCGACCGATATCCGTACGGAATCCACAACGCGAATACGGGAATACACGCACCCGACATCCGGTCTTTCCCCGAAACCGAAGCGCGCTCCTCGGGAATTCGGCAAAATACGCCCGATCAACGCGCCCGATCGCCGCAGCCAAGCGATGTCAAGGGTCCTTCTTCGTACTCCGCTGCACGACGCGGCGTCTGTTTCCTGCGAGGTCTCACGTTGCCCGAAGCCACTCCCACCCCAACCACCGAACCGGGCAAACCTGCGCGCGGCCGCCGGTCCAAGCCGGACACCATGACGCCCCTCGAGCGCAAAGCCGCCCGGAGCCTGGCGTCGATCTACGGGCTGCGCATGCTCGGACTTTTCCTGATCCTGCCGGTGTTTTCGGTCTACGCCCAACACCTGCCGATGGGCCACAACAAGACTCTCGTCGGCCTGGCGCTGGGGATCTATGGCCTGACGCAGGCGCTCCTGCAGATCCCCTTGGGGGCGGCGAGTGACCGGTTCGGACGCAAGCCGGTGATGATGCTCGGTCTTGCCGTGTTTGCCGCCGGTTCCTTCGTCGCCGGCGCCAGCCACGACCTCTACATCATCATCGCCGGCCGCGCCCTGCAGGGATCCGGCGCGATCTCGGCGGCGATTTCGGCGATGGTTGCCGACGCGACCCAGGAACACAATCGCACCAAGGCGATGGCCATGGTCGGCATGACCATCGGCATGAGTTTCGTGCTTTCGCTCATCGCCGGCCCGGCGCTCTACGACGCCATCAGCGTTCCCGGCATGTTCATCCTGACCGGCGTGCTCGCCCTGGGAGCGATCGCGGTGGTGCGCTGGGTGGTACCGGACGTTCCCATGACCACCCACGCCGAAGAGACCCAGGGACACTGGGCGCACGCCGTCTTCACCCCGGCCCTGCTGAAACTCGACTTCTCGATCTTCGTGGTCAACTTCCTGCAACTGAGCATGTTCGTCGTTCTGCCGGTCGCGCTGGTCAAGTACGCCGGCATTCCCCTGCTGCATCACTGGATGATCTATCTGCCGGTGACGATCATTTCGTTCGCGCTGGCCATCCCGGGGATCATCCAGGCGGAAAAGCACGGCCACATGAAAACCGTGTTCGTGGGCGCGGTGGCCCTGCTTCTCGTCACCATGATCCTGTTCGCCCTGGGCTATCGCAGCACGTTTGCCCTGATCGCCGCCCTGTTCCTGTTCTTCGTCGCCTTCAACCTGATGGAGGCGCTGCTGCCGTCGCTGGTATCGCGCACCGCGCCGCCCTCCCGCAAGGGACTGGCGCTGGGCATCTACAACACGGGGCAGTCGCTCGGGCTCTTTGCCGGCGGCGCCGTCGGCGGCTTGCTCGCGCAGTACGCCGGCCCGCGGACGGTGTTCCTGGTCGCCGCGGCGATCGCCGCGGTCTGGCTGGCCGTCGCCTTCACGGTGAAGCCGCCGATGCGCCGCAAGCCGCAGCCCGCCGCCGCCTGAGCCGGGGGTTGCGCACAGGACCGCACGCGGGAGTCCGGATCCGGCTTCCCGCGCCGCCGGCCCGGTGGCTTGGCACGACCGCCTTCCCGGGCAACTCCTCGGGAAGGATTTTCGGATATAATTTTCGGCTTTATTCGCCCAACCGGGGCACGGAAGGAACATCAACATGGCTCGCGTCTGCATCGTCACGAAAAAGCGGCCGATGGTCGGGAACCGCGTTTCGCACGCGAATAACAAGACCAAACGCCGTTTCCTGCCGAACCTGCAATACCGCCGTTTCTGGCTCGAAGACCAGAAGCGCTGGATCCGCCTGCGCATCAGCAACGCCGCGCTGCGCACCATCGACAAGCTCGGCATCGACACCGTCGTCGCCGATCTGCAAGCCAAGGGCGAGCTCTAAGAGGCTCGGCAGCCGGAAGGCGTCCGTCACCACATAACCGGAGATCACCATGGCAAAAGGAGCGCGGGAAAAGATCAAGCTGGAATCCTCTGCGGGTACCGGCCACTTCTACACCACGACCAAGAACAAGCGTACCAAACCGGAAAAGATGGAACTGATGAAGTTCGATCCGGTTGCACGCAAGCACGTGAGCTACAAGGAAACCAAGCTCAAGTAATCGGTGCGGCTGCGAAGGTCGAAAAAAATCCCGGCATTGCCGGGATTTTTTTCATCCGCGCCCCTCCCTCGCGGGAGCGGGCGGAAGCGTCACCGCAAGGAAGGCAAGAGCGCAGCGCGATCAAACCGGCGCCGGCGCATACGCGCGAATGCGCGCGGCGATCTCTTGCAGCGCCCTGCTGCCACTGGCCTCGGCCCGCGCGACCCAGTCCTGGAGGTTGTGCAGCATCTGCTCGCGCGACGCCGCCGCCTGCATCCAGATCTGCGCCAGCTCGGCCCGCATTTCGACCACGGTATGCAGCGCGCGGCTATGGTGCAACAGGTCGCTCAACGACTCCCGCTGAGGCTCGGGAACGTCCGACATATCCTTGTGGATCCAGCGCTGCAGGCCGGAAAACCGGGCCCGATCGGCAGACGCGAGTTTGGCGATTTCCCGCCGAAATTCGCGGCGGACTTCCCGCGCAAAGCGCGCGAGCAGTTCATAGCGATTGTTGATCAGCGTCTGCAGGGTGCCCAGGTCGATCGGCGCGTGCGTCATCGCGCCGTCCAGCATCTGCGGTTTGGGAGCCACCCGCAGGACTTTCGCCAGGCCCAGCGCCTGCAGGATGCGGATATAGCCCCAGCCGATATCGAACTCGTACCACTTGTAGGAGAGTTTCGCCGAGGTCGGGAAGGTGTGGTGATTATTGTGCAGCTCCTCCCCGCCGATCAGCCATCCGAGCGGCGAAATGTTGGTACTGGCGTCCGGGCAGTCGAAATTGCGATACCCCCAGAAATGCGCGACCCCGTTGATCACGCCGGCGGCAAAGAACGGAATCCACATCATCTGCACGGCCCAGACCGCGATCCCGGCAACGCCAAAGAGCAGGAAATCGGCCACCAGCATGGTCCCGCAGCCTTGCCAGATCCAGCGGGAATAGACGTTGCGCTCCATCCAGTCGTCGGGCGTGCCGCGGCTGAAGCGGGCGATCGTTTCGGAATTCTTCCGCTCGGCCATGTAGAGTTCCGCCCCTCGCAGCAGGACGGTACGCAGTCCGCGCGTCTGCGGGCTGTGCGGATCTTCCGGCGTCTCGCACTTGGCATGGTGCTTGCGGTGCACGGAAACCCAATCGCGGGTCTGCATCCCCGTCGTCAGCCAGAGCCACAAACGGAAGAAGTGGCTCACGATCGGATGCAGATCCAACGCCCGATGCGCCTGCGAACGGTGCAGGTAAATGGTCACCCCGGCGATCGTCACGTGGGTCATTGCCAGGGTGGCGAACACCGTCTGCCACGCCGTCAGGCCCAGCAGTCCGTTGTGCAGGAAATTCAGCACCGATTCCATCGCGTCTCCGCAATCTGTGGAAAAAGAAAATTGCTCCAATGTTACCGGAGCGAGGGGAAATCGGAAAGCATGTACGGGAAACCCATATCAGCGCCGCCGTGCCGCGCGGCGGATATCCTGGAGCACGAAATGGGCATTTCCCCTACGGCGTCTGCGGCGCCAGTTCGATTCCGCCTGCCCGCAGGCGCTCGTATGCCGCCTTGGCGACGTCCGACTGGATCGTTCCCGTCCCACTTTCCGGATCGGCGATCCAGAACCGGAGTTCCCACAGCAGGTTGCCGCCGGGGAACTCGATGAGGCGCGCCTCCGGCGCCGGATCCGCCAGGACCCGCGCGACCGACGCCGCGGCAGCCTCCAGCTCCGCCTGCAAATAGCCCGCATCCCGTCCCTGCCGCACCGCGATCCGGATGTGCAGGTTGACGCGGCGGTCGGTCAAGGTCGTGTTGACGACGGGCTGCGAGATCAGGATTTCGTTGGGTACGGTGGCCTCGGTGCCGTCACTGGCGCGCAGCAGGGTGTAGCGGGCGGTGATCCGCGTGACCACGCCCTGGTACTTGTCCGCGGCAACGATGTCGCCGATCCGCAGGCTGCGGTCCAGCAGCAGGATGAACCCGCTCACGTAGTTGCTGACGATCCGCTGCAGGCCAAGCCCCAGGCCGACGCCCAAGGCGCCGCCGAACACCGACAGAATCGTCAGATCGATACCCGAAACCGCCAACGCGAACAGGATTCCCACCACCAGGAATGCGGCGCGCGCGATCCGCCCGAGAACCAGACGCAGGTTCGGGTCCAGCTCCTGCTCGACGCTCAGCCGCTCCTCGACCAGCGAACCCGCCCACATCGCCGCGAGCAGCGCGCTCAGCGTGGTGACGGAGCCCACCAGCAGCGCCCAGACCGACACGGCGGTATTGCCCATCGGAATGCGCGTCGCGGCGAGCCATGCCACCACGTCGCCCCATGCGCCGGTCGCATACAGGGCCGTGCCGGCGAGCGCGACCGCCGCGATGGCGCGCTCGAACCGCACGATGAGCGTCGCGGAGCGGAGCCCGTGCCGCAGCAGGTAGAACAGTAGCCGGACCACCGCGAGCGTGCCGACGAGCACGGCGGCGAACCGGATCAGGCGCGCATCGGCGCGGCTCGCGATCACATGGGTGACCCGCAGGACCCCTTCGCCGATCCACAGCAGCAGGAACGAAAAAAGCGGATACGCGATATAGAGCAGTCCATCGATCGTCGCCGGCAAGGTCTTATGGCGCGCGTCGCCATTCGCGATCGCCGAGGCCCGGCCGCTGCCCCACTGCGACAGGGCGCGCTCGGCAAACCACGCCGCAACCAGCGCCGCCACGATCACCACCGCCTGCCACGCATGCTGAGGACGCGACAGGCCGTTGGCGATCGCGTGGAAGAGTTCCTGGATCGGTGACGGATCGGCGTTCTGCATCATCCGTGCGTGCGTTCCAGAACCGCTGCAAAAAAGCCATCGCAGCCGTGCAGGTGCGGCAGCATGACGAACCACGGCGCAAAACGCGCCGCATGGTCGACTTCGATCCCCTGTGCGGCCAGGATCGCCGGCGCGTCGACCACCGCGAACTGCGGGTGGTCGGCGACGAAGCGCTCGATCATCTCCTGGTTTTCCTCGGCCAGCACCGAGCAGGTCGAATACACCAGCCGCCCGCCGGGCTTGACGAGGCGCGCCGCGCCCGCCAGCACGGCGGCCTGCACCCCCTTGAGGCGCGCCACTTCGCGTTCGTCGAACCGCCACTTGAGATCGGGGTTGCGCCGCAGCGTCCCGGTTCCCGAACAGGGCGCATCGACGAGCACCCGGTCGATCTTGCCGGCGAGGCGCTTGACCCGCACATCCGCCTCGCTCGCGATCGCCGCGGGATAGACATTCGACAGGCCGCTGCGGGCGAGGCGCGGCCCCAGGCCGGCAAGCCGTTTGGCATGCACGTCGAAGGCATAGAGCCGCCCGGTGGAGCGCATGAGCGCGCCCAAAGCCAGGGTCTTGCCCCCCGCGCCGGCGCAGAAATCCACCACCATCTCGCCGCGCCGCGGCGCGACCAGCCGCGCGATCAGTTGGCTGCCTTCATCCTGCACCTCGATCAGCCCGTCCTTGTACAACGGCCAGCGCGTAAGCGCCGGTTTATCCATCAACCGGATCCCGTCGGGACTGTATGGCGTCGGCTCGGCCCCCAGCGGCGCGTGGGTGCGGGTTGCGCTGCGCAATTCGGCCAGCACCGCCTCGCGCTCGGCCTTCAGCGTATTGACCCGCAGATCGAGCGGCGCGGGCTGTGCCAGGGCTTCGAACAAGGCGCGCCAATCATCCGGATATTGCGCCTGCACCCGCGCAAACAACCACGACGGCACTTCGGCCTGTACCGCCGGGGGCGCATGTCGCAGATCGATCCCCAGTGCGCTGCGCACCGCGCGCTCATCGCCGCGCAGGCTGCGGGGCCCCAGCGCCGCGATGCCGTGCTGACGCGCCAGCACCGTCATCGCGGCCAGGCGCGGCGCACGCAGCGGATCGGCGGTCTGCAGGATCCAGCGCAGGCTCGCCAGACGACGCAGGGCGTCGAACGCCGCTTCGGCAACGAGGCTGCGGTCGCGCGGCCCCAACTGGCGATCCATCTTGAAATGCCGGGACATGAGGGCGTCGGCAGGGCCATCGAACCGCAGCAGCACCGCCAGCAGCTTCGCCAGGCTGTCGACGACCTGTGAGGTGATGCGTACCGAACGCTCGCCGGCCGCCGCCGGGCCCGTCGTCTCGTCCAGCCCGACGTCACGCTCCGCCGCCACCCGCGGCGCGCTGCGTGCCGCGTTGTGTGCCGCGCTGTGTGCTGGATTCCGTGCCGGGGTTCGTACCGGACTCCGGGCCGATATTGCGGGCTTTGCGGGCTTTGCGGACTTTTCGGTCCTTGCGCTCTTCGCCGGCTTCACCGCCTTCGCGGTCTTCATGGTTCGCATTGCAGCAACTCCTGCCGGCTCAGGCCGCGCACCGCGACCCGCCCTTCTTCGAGCCGCGCCGCGCCGGCAAGCAGCCATCGGACGCAACGCGGCAACAGTCCATGCTCCATCGCCAGCACCCGCGCCGCCAGCGACTCCTCGGTGTCGGCCGGATCGACCGCCAGGGCCGCCTGGCCGATGATCGGTCCCGCGTCGAGTTCCCCGGTGACGAAATGGACCGTCGTGCCATGCACGCGCACGCCGGCCTCGATCGCCCGGCGGTGGGTCGCCAACCCCGGAAACGCCGGCAGCAGCGAAGGATGGATGTTGATCAGGCGACCGGCGTAGTGGGCGACGAAGGCGGGCGTGAGCACCCGCATGAATCCGGCCAGGATCACCAGGGCCGGATCGAACGCGTCGATGGCCGTGCGCAAATCCGCATCGAAGGCCTCGCGCGACGGGTACCCGGTGTGATCCAGGACGCGGGTCGGCACGCCGTACTCCCGGGCGATCGCCAGACCGCGGACGCCGGGTCGATTGGAAAGGACCGCGGCGACACGAGCATTTGCGGTGTCAGCCCAGTTTTCCTCGCGCGCCGTGCGCAGGATGGCCTCGAGGTTGCTGCCGCGACCGGAGATCAGGCAGACGATGTTTTTCGGGGGGGAAGGTTCACTCATTGTCCGCGAGATTGTAGCGGGTCGACTCGGAAACCATGGAAAATCAAGGCATTCCGGGAAGAAACCGTATACTTTGCCCCTCACCCCCGCCCTCTCCCGCAAGCGGGAGAGGGGGAACCGACGCCCTTGCCGTGACTTCGCCCTGCAGTCCCTCGATCCGGATTTTCCGCGGCCCGCCGCCGGCGGCGGCGCGCGCGCCGTGCGCCCTGGCGATCGGCAATTTCGACGGGGTGCATCGCGGCCACCGGGCGCTGCTCGCACGCGTGGCGCAAGCGGCCAAGGAGCAGGGGCTCGTTCCGGCCGCGATGACCTTCGAGCCGCATCCGCGCGAATTCTTCCAGCCCGACGCCGCGCCGGCGCGGGTCGCCAACCTGCGCGACAAGATCGTCGGGCTGCGCGGCGCCGGGATCGAACGCGTGTTCGTGCTCCATTTCAATGCCCGCCTCGCGAAACTGCCGGCAGAGCGCTTCCTCGACGAGATCCTGGTCGAGGGCTGCGCGATGCGCTGGCTGATCGTCGGCGACGATTTCCGCTTCGGCGCCCGGCGCGCGGGGGACATCGCGCTGCTGCGCGCCCGAGCGCCGCAACGGGGGTTCGCGGTCCATGCGCTCGACACCGTCCTGCAGGACGGCGAGCGGATCTCCAGTTCCGCCGTCCGCGCGGCGCTGATGGCCGGCGACCTGAATCGCGCCCAGAACCTGCTGGGCCACCGCTACCACATCAGCGGCCGGGTGCTGCACGGCGCCAAACTCGGCCGCCAGATCGGCTTCCCGACCCTCAATCTGCGCATTCCGCACAAGCGGCCGGCGGCCAGCGGCATCTACGCGGTGCTGGTGCACGGGCTGGGCGCGCCGCGGCCGGGCGTGGCCAGCATCGGCCTGCGGCCCACGATCGAAGACGGCGGCCGGTGGCTGCTCGAAGTGCACCTCTTCGACTTCGCGCAGGAGATCTACGGCCACCTCGTCCGCGTCGAATTCCTGCAGAAACTGCGCGACGAGGCGAAGTTCGACACCATCGCGGAACTGACCGCCGCCATCGAGCACGACGCGACGCGCGCCCGTGCGATCATCGGCGAGTGGATGATGACTTCTGCGTGATCCCCCCGCACGGTGCGGCGCGCGGGCTCCCTTCCCCCAAGCAATGAACTGACAACGCATGTCCGAACAAACGAAAGCGGCGTCGAAAGGCGCCTCCAAGTACCCCCTGAACCTGCCGGACACCCCGTTTCCGATGCGGGGCGACCTGCCCAGGCGCGAACCCGGCTGGGTCGACGCATGGCAACGCGAAGACGTCTACGGCCAGATCCGCGCGGCGCGACGCGGCGCCCACCGGTTCATCCTGCATGACGGCCCGCCCTACGCCAACGCGGCGATCCACCTCGGCCACGTCGTCAACAAGGTGCTCAAGGACATCATCGTCAAGTCGAAATCGCTCGCGGGTTTCGATGCCGTCTACGTCCCCGGATGGGATTGCCACGGCATGCCGATCGAGATCCACATCGAACGCAAGTTCGGCAAGCATCTGCCGCGCACCGAAGTACAGGAAAAGGCGCGCGCCCATGCCGCCGAGCAGATCGCCCTGCAAATGCAGGGCTTCCAGCGGCTCGGCGTCCTGGGGGACTGGGCCGATCCGTACCGCACGATGAATTTCCAGGCCGAGGCCGACGAGATCCGCACCCTCAAGCGCATGATCGAGCGCGGCTTCGTCTATCGCGGCTTGAAGCCCGTCAACTGGTGCTTCGACTGCAACTCGGCGCTCGCCGAGGCGGAAGTGGAATACGCGGACAAGGCTTCGCCGACGGTGGACGTGGCGTTCGCGGTGTCCGAGGAAGACGCCGCACGGGCCGCCGCCCTGTTCGGCCGCGCCGGATTCGACAAGCCGTGCGCGACGGTGATCTGGACCACCACCCCGTGGACGCTGCCTGCGAACCAGGCGCTCAACGTGCACCCCGAACTCGCCTATGCCCTGGTCGACTGCGGCGACCGCTACCTGATCCTGGCCGAGACGCTGGTCGAACGCTGCCTGGCACGTTTCGGGCTGCAGGGCGTCGTCGTCGGTACCGTGCGCGGCGAGCAGCTCGAGGGAATCCGCTTCCGTCACCCCCTTGCGACGATGCATCCGGGATACGCGCGCACGGCGCCGGTCTACGCCGCCGAATATGTCGGAGCCGACGACGGTACCGGGATCGTCCACGCGGCACCCGCCTACGGCGTCGAGGACTACCTCTCCTGCCGCCGCCACGGCATGACCAACGACCAGATCCGCAATCCGGTCCAGGGCGACGGCATCTACGCGCCCGACCTGCCGCTCTTCGGCGGCATGGGCATCTGGGACGCCAACGACCAGATCGTCGACGCGCTGCGCCAGGCGGGGGCGCTGTTGCACGCCGCGCGCGTGC
This genomic window from Burkholderiales bacterium GJ-E10 contains:
- a CDS encoding MscS Mechanosensitive ion channel; the protein is MMQNADPSPIQELFHAIANGLSRPQHAWQAVVIVAALVAAWFAERALSQWGSGRASAIANGDARHKTLPATIDGLLYIAYPLFSFLLLWIGEGVLRVTHVIASRADARLIRFAAVLVGTLAVVRLLFYLLRHGLRSATLIVRFERAIAAVALAGTALYATGAWGDVVAWLAATRIPMGNTAVSVWALLVGSVTTLSALLAAMWAGSLVEERLSVEQELDPNLRLVLGRIARAAFLVVGILFALAVSGIDLTILSVFGGALGVGLGLGLQRIVSNYVSGFILLLDRSLRIGDIVAADKYQGVVTRITARYTLLRASDGTEATVPNEILISQPVVNTTLTDRRVNLHIRIAVRQGRDAGYLQAELEAAAASVARVLADPAPEARLIEFPGGNLLWELRFWIADPESGTGTIQSDVAKAAYERLRAGGIELAPQTP
- a CDS encoding Fmu domain-containing protein, giving the protein MAAERDVGLDETTGPAAAGERSVRITSQVVDSLAKLLAVLLRFDGPADALMSRHFKMDRQLGPRDRSLVAEAAFDALRRLASLRWILQTADPLRAPRLAAMTVLARQHGIAALGPRSLRGDERAVRSALGIDLRHAPPAVQAEVPSWLFARVQAQYPDDWRALFEALAQPAPLDLRVNTLKAEREAVLAELRSATRTHAPLGAEPTPYSPDGIRLMDKPALTRWPLYKDGLIEVQDEGSQLIARLVAPRRGEMVVDFCAGAGGKTLALGALMRSTGRLYAFDVHAKRLAGLGPRLARSGLSNVYPAAIASEADVRVKRLAGKIDRVLVDAPCSGTGTLRRNPDLKWRFDEREVARLKGVQAAVLAGAARLVKPGGRLVYSTCSVLAEENQEMIERFVADHPQFAVVDAPAILAAQGIEVDHAARFAPWFVMLPHLHGCDGFFAAVLERTHG
- a CDS encoding phosphoribosylglycinamide formyltransferase, coding for MSEPSPPKNIVCLISGRGSNLEAILRTAREENWADTANARVAAVLSNRPGVRGLAIAREYGVPTRVLDHTGYPSREAFDADLRTAIDAFDPALVILAGFMRVLTPAFVAHYAGRLINIHPSLLPAFPGLATHRRAIEAGVRVHGTTVHFVTGELDAGPIIGQAALAVDPADTEESLAARVLAMEHGLLPRCVRWLLAGAARLEEGRVAVRGLSRQELLQCEP
- a CDS encoding FMN adenylyltransferase, which translates into the protein MTSPCSPSIRIFRGPPPAAARAPCALAIGNFDGVHRGHRALLARVAQAAKEQGLVPAAMTFEPHPREFFQPDAAPARVANLRDKIVGLRGAGIERVFVLHFNARLAKLPAERFLDEILVEGCAMRWLIVGDDFRFGARRAGDIALLRARAPQRGFAVHALDTVLQDGERISSSAVRAALMAGDLNRAQNLLGHRYHISGRVLHGAKLGRQIGFPTLNLRIPHKRPAASGIYAVLVHGLGAPRPGVASIGLRPTIEDGGRWLLEVHLFDFAQEIYGHLVRVEFLQKLRDEAKFDTIAELTAAIEHDATRARAIIGEWMMTSA